In Pongo abelii isolate AG06213 chromosome X, NHGRI_mPonAbe1-v2.0_pri, whole genome shotgun sequence, one DNA window encodes the following:
- the NKRF gene encoding NF-kappa-B-repressing factor isoform X1 yields MAGGRLLLGGDFLSPPPLPPLPPPPLPPLPPPPPEPVLEQWRYSHESDWQWALRRSFICRHLHSYPGAALDQLLALSAAWTNHVFLGCRYSPRLMEKILQMAEGIDIGEMPSYDLVLSKPSKGQKRHLSTCDGQNPPKKQAGSKFHARPRFEPVHFVASSSKDERQEDPYGPQTKEVNEQTHFASMPRDIYQDYTQDSFSIQDGNSQYCDSSGFILTKDQPVTANMYFDSGNPAPSTTSQQANSQSTPEPSPSQTFPESVVAEKQYFIEKLTATIWKNLSNPEMTSGSDKINYTYMLTRCIQACKTNPEYIYAPLKEIPPADIPKNKKLLTDGYACEVRCQNIYLTTGYAGSKNGSRDRATELAVKLLQKRIEVRVVRRKFKHTFGEDLVVCQIGMSSYEFPPALKPPEDLVVLGKDAAGQPIFNASAKHWTNFVITENANDAIGILNNSASFNKMSIEYKYEMMPNRTWRCRVFLQDHCLAEGYGTKKTSKHAAADEALKILQKTQPTYPSVKSSQCHTGSSPRGSGKKKDIKDLVVYENSSNPVCTLNDTAQFNRMTVEYVYERMTGLRWKCKVILESEVIAEAVGVKKTVKYEAAGEAVKTLKKTQPTVINNLKKGAVEDVISRNEIQGRSAEEAYKQQIKEDNIGNQLLRKMGWTGGGLGKSGEGIREPISVKEQHKREGLGLDVERVNKIAKRDIEQIIRNYARSESHTDLTFSRELTNDERKQIHQIAQKYGLKSKSHGVGHDRYLVVGRKRRKEDLLDQLKQEGQVGHYELVMPQAN; encoded by the exons ATGGCTGGAGGACGTCTGCTGTTGGGGGGCGACTTCCTGTCGCCGCCGCCGCTGCCCcccctcccgccgccgccgctgccgccccTCCCGCCGCCCCCGCCCGAGCCGGTGCTGGAGCAGTGGCGCTATAGCCACGAAAGTGACTGGCAGTGGGCTCTGCGGCGCAGCTTCATCTGTCGGCACCTGCACAGCTATCCCGGGGCTGCCCTCGACCAGCTCCTCGCGCTCTCCGCCGCCTGGACCAACCACGTCTTCCTGGGCTGCAG GTACAGCCCACGCTTGATGGAAAAAATTCTCCAAATGGCTGAAGGTATTGATATTGGGGAGATGCCTTCATATGATCTGGTGCTGTCCAAGCCTTCCAAAGGTCAAAAACGCCACCTCTCTACATGTGATG GTCAAAATCCTCCTAAAAAGCAAGCCGGTTCCAAATTCCATGCGAGACCTCGTTTTGAGCCTGTACATTTTGTAGCTAGTAGTTCAAAAGATGAAAGACAGGAAGATCCTTATGGCCCTCAAACAAAAGAGGTAAATGAACAAACACATTTTGCCAGCATGCCAAGAGACATCTACCAAGATTACACTCAAGACTCTTTCAGTATACAAGATGGGAATTCTCAGTATTGTGATTCATCAGGATTCATTCTCACAAAAGACCAGCCTGTAACAGCCAACATGTATTTTGACAGTGGGAACCCTGCCCCAAGCACCACATCACAGCAGGCAAACTCTCAGTCAACTCCTGAGCCTTCACCATCACAGACATTTCCCGAGTCTGTGGTAGCCGAGAagcagtattttattgaaaaattaacGGCGACAATCTGGAAGAACCTTTCTAATCCAGAGATGACTTCTGGATCTGATAAaattaattatacatatatgttaacTCGTTGTATTCAGGCGTGTAAGACAAATCCTGAGTATATATATGCTCCTTTAAAGGAAATTCCTCCTGCCGACatccccaaaaataaaaaacttctaaCTGATGGCTATGCTTGTGAAGTTAGATGCCAAAATATCTACTTAACTACAGGTTATGCTGGCAGCAAGAATGGGTCCAGGGATCGAGCTACAGAGCTAGCTGTAAAACTCTTGCAGAAACGTATTGAAGTTAGAGTTGTCCGGCGGAAATTCAAGCATACATTTGGAGAGGACCTCGTGGTGTGTCAGATTGGCATGTCCTCCTATGAATTTCCTCCAGCTCTGAAACCACCAGAAGATCTGGTGGTGCTGGGTAAAGATGCTGCCGGGCAGCCAATTTTTAATGCTTCTGCCAAACACTGGACCAATTTTGTCATCACAGAAAATGCAAATGATGCAATTGGTATCCTTAACAATTCTGCCTCATTCAACAAGATGTCAATTGAATACAAATATGAGATGATGCCAAATCGCACATGGCGTTGTCGAGTGTTTTTACAAGATCACTGCTTAGCTGAAGGTTATGGAACCAAGAAAACAAGTAAACATGCAGCTGCTGACGAGGCTTTGAAAATTCTTCAGAAAACACAGCCCACTTATCCATCTGTCAAAAGTTCACAATGCCATACAGGCTCTTCACCCAGGGGAtctggaaagaagaaagatataaaggatcttgtagtttatgagaattcttcaAATCCCGTGTGCACGCTGAATGACACAGCTCAGTTTAACCGAATGACAGTTGAGTATGTCTATGAAAGGATGACAGGCCTCCGCTGGAAATGCAAAGTGATTCTAGAGAGTGAAGTAATTGCAGAAGCAGTTGGGGTGAAGAAAACTGTCAAATATGAAGCTGCTGGGGAAGCTGTGAAAACCCTCAAAAAGACCCAGCCAACTGTCATTAACAACTTGAAGAAAGGAGCTGTTGAAGATGTGATTTCAAGAAATGAAATTCAGGGCCGCTCAGCAGAGGAGGCTTACAAACAGCAAATCAAAGAAGATAATATTGGAAATCAGCTGCTGAGAAAGATGGGTTGGACTGGTGGTGGTTTAGGTAAATCTGGTGAGGGCATACGGGAGCCTATCTCAGTCAAAGAGCAGCATAAGCGGGAAGGGCTTGGTCTGGATGTAGAGAGGGTGAATAAAATTGCCAAGAGAGATATTGAACAGATCATCAGAAACTACGCTCGCTCCGAGAGCCACACAGATTTGACTTTCTCTAGAGAGCTGACTAATGACGAACGGAAGCAAATACATCAGATTGCCCAGAAGTATGGTCTTAAGAGTAAGTCTCATGGGGTGGGCCATGATAGGTACCTAGTGGTAGGTAGAAAAAGACGGAAGGAAGACCTACTAGATCAGCTCAAACAGGAAGGCCAGGTGGGCCATTACGAGCTTGTTATGCCTCAAGCAAATTGA
- the NKRF gene encoding NF-kappa-B-repressing factor isoform X2, protein MGFMLPLIFRYSPRLMEKILQMAEGIDIGEMPSYDLVLSKPSKGQKRHLSTCDGQNPPKKQAGSKFHARPRFEPVHFVASSSKDERQEDPYGPQTKEVNEQTHFASMPRDIYQDYTQDSFSIQDGNSQYCDSSGFILTKDQPVTANMYFDSGNPAPSTTSQQANSQSTPEPSPSQTFPESVVAEKQYFIEKLTATIWKNLSNPEMTSGSDKINYTYMLTRCIQACKTNPEYIYAPLKEIPPADIPKNKKLLTDGYACEVRCQNIYLTTGYAGSKNGSRDRATELAVKLLQKRIEVRVVRRKFKHTFGEDLVVCQIGMSSYEFPPALKPPEDLVVLGKDAAGQPIFNASAKHWTNFVITENANDAIGILNNSASFNKMSIEYKYEMMPNRTWRCRVFLQDHCLAEGYGTKKTSKHAAADEALKILQKTQPTYPSVKSSQCHTGSSPRGSGKKKDIKDLVVYENSSNPVCTLNDTAQFNRMTVEYVYERMTGLRWKCKVILESEVIAEAVGVKKTVKYEAAGEAVKTLKKTQPTVINNLKKGAVEDVISRNEIQGRSAEEAYKQQIKEDNIGNQLLRKMGWTGGGLGKSGEGIREPISVKEQHKREGLGLDVERVNKIAKRDIEQIIRNYARSESHTDLTFSRELTNDERKQIHQIAQKYGLKSKSHGVGHDRYLVVGRKRRKEDLLDQLKQEGQVGHYELVMPQAN, encoded by the exons ATGGGCTTTATGTTACCTCTCATCTTCAG GTACAGCCCACGCTTGATGGAAAAAATTCTCCAAATGGCTGAAGGTATTGATATTGGGGAGATGCCTTCATATGATCTGGTGCTGTCCAAGCCTTCCAAAGGTCAAAAACGCCACCTCTCTACATGTGATG GTCAAAATCCTCCTAAAAAGCAAGCCGGTTCCAAATTCCATGCGAGACCTCGTTTTGAGCCTGTACATTTTGTAGCTAGTAGTTCAAAAGATGAAAGACAGGAAGATCCTTATGGCCCTCAAACAAAAGAGGTAAATGAACAAACACATTTTGCCAGCATGCCAAGAGACATCTACCAAGATTACACTCAAGACTCTTTCAGTATACAAGATGGGAATTCTCAGTATTGTGATTCATCAGGATTCATTCTCACAAAAGACCAGCCTGTAACAGCCAACATGTATTTTGACAGTGGGAACCCTGCCCCAAGCACCACATCACAGCAGGCAAACTCTCAGTCAACTCCTGAGCCTTCACCATCACAGACATTTCCCGAGTCTGTGGTAGCCGAGAagcagtattttattgaaaaattaacGGCGACAATCTGGAAGAACCTTTCTAATCCAGAGATGACTTCTGGATCTGATAAaattaattatacatatatgttaacTCGTTGTATTCAGGCGTGTAAGACAAATCCTGAGTATATATATGCTCCTTTAAAGGAAATTCCTCCTGCCGACatccccaaaaataaaaaacttctaaCTGATGGCTATGCTTGTGAAGTTAGATGCCAAAATATCTACTTAACTACAGGTTATGCTGGCAGCAAGAATGGGTCCAGGGATCGAGCTACAGAGCTAGCTGTAAAACTCTTGCAGAAACGTATTGAAGTTAGAGTTGTCCGGCGGAAATTCAAGCATACATTTGGAGAGGACCTCGTGGTGTGTCAGATTGGCATGTCCTCCTATGAATTTCCTCCAGCTCTGAAACCACCAGAAGATCTGGTGGTGCTGGGTAAAGATGCTGCCGGGCAGCCAATTTTTAATGCTTCTGCCAAACACTGGACCAATTTTGTCATCACAGAAAATGCAAATGATGCAATTGGTATCCTTAACAATTCTGCCTCATTCAACAAGATGTCAATTGAATACAAATATGAGATGATGCCAAATCGCACATGGCGTTGTCGAGTGTTTTTACAAGATCACTGCTTAGCTGAAGGTTATGGAACCAAGAAAACAAGTAAACATGCAGCTGCTGACGAGGCTTTGAAAATTCTTCAGAAAACACAGCCCACTTATCCATCTGTCAAAAGTTCACAATGCCATACAGGCTCTTCACCCAGGGGAtctggaaagaagaaagatataaaggatcttgtagtttatgagaattcttcaAATCCCGTGTGCACGCTGAATGACACAGCTCAGTTTAACCGAATGACAGTTGAGTATGTCTATGAAAGGATGACAGGCCTCCGCTGGAAATGCAAAGTGATTCTAGAGAGTGAAGTAATTGCAGAAGCAGTTGGGGTGAAGAAAACTGTCAAATATGAAGCTGCTGGGGAAGCTGTGAAAACCCTCAAAAAGACCCAGCCAACTGTCATTAACAACTTGAAGAAAGGAGCTGTTGAAGATGTGATTTCAAGAAATGAAATTCAGGGCCGCTCAGCAGAGGAGGCTTACAAACAGCAAATCAAAGAAGATAATATTGGAAATCAGCTGCTGAGAAAGATGGGTTGGACTGGTGGTGGTTTAGGTAAATCTGGTGAGGGCATACGGGAGCCTATCTCAGTCAAAGAGCAGCATAAGCGGGAAGGGCTTGGTCTGGATGTAGAGAGGGTGAATAAAATTGCCAAGAGAGATATTGAACAGATCATCAGAAACTACGCTCGCTCCGAGAGCCACACAGATTTGACTTTCTCTAGAGAGCTGACTAATGACGAACGGAAGCAAATACATCAGATTGCCCAGAAGTATGGTCTTAAGAGTAAGTCTCATGGGGTGGGCCATGATAGGTACCTAGTGGTAGGTAGAAAAAGACGGAAGGAAGACCTACTAGATCAGCTCAAACAGGAAGGCCAGGTGGGCCATTACGAGCTTGTTATGCCTCAAGCAAATTGA